Below is a window of Chryseobacterium arthrosphaerae DNA.
GTGATTATATTGATGAAGGAAAAAATTATAATCTCCTGCTGGTCTTTGATAATGATGAACTGAGACATGATTTTCTTGAAAGCGAGCTTAAAAATATAGCCGAGCGCATTGAAACCAGGTTCGGGCAGGAAGTCCTGATCTTTGATACACTTTTGAATCCGAAAAAATCGAAGCTGTAATATATAAACAAAAAAGCACTGAGAGTTCAGTGCTTTTGTTTTATCTGTGATGTCTGTGACCACGGCCTTTGTGATGATGGCCCCGATCTTCATAGATGTATACTGTTTTTACATGGCCCGGTGCATAATATCTTGCACTTCCTCCGTAATACTTTTTGGCGTGTCCCGGCGGCATTCTTCTTCCATAAGGCTCATGAACAACACAAGAAGAAAGCATCAGCATTACCACCCCAGCTCCCAAAATTTTAAACATACTTTTCATTATTCTCACTTTTTCAATTTCGATAGCGAAATATATCAATGATAATGCCAAAAAAATATTAAAATAAACATTGCGTGGGTAAATGCAACTTTAAATTCTTATCCTGCTAGTAACGATGCCTTTTTTTCACCTGACCCGGAGCATAATCTTTTGCGCTTCCA
It encodes the following:
- a CDS encoding DUF4286 family protein, whose product is MSVLSITFHCTKNNLEEWENYIDETLILMTENLMDVNKYILSEVHSDYIDEGKNYNLLLVFDNDELRHDFLESELKNIAERIETRFGQEVLIFDTLLNPKKSKL